A segment of the Mogibacterium diversum genome:
GAAGAGGAAACGATATACAAAGAATTCTCAAGACTTCTTACCGATAAGGAAGAATACAAGGCTATGAGCAAGGCTTCAAATCCTTATGGCGATGGACACGCTAGCGAAAGGATAGCTGATGTGCTTGAGTTCGGCAAGATAAGAGGATAATAGCGCAAAAGCTTGCCATATCAAAATTTAACATGATACAATGAAATGACGCTAAAAAGCGTCATTTTGTATATTACAAAAAATTTAAAAAAGGAGGGATGAAATGTTGAAAGAAAGTCAGGGAAACGGCATGGCTCAAATCAAGAAGCTACGTCATCACCTGCTAGTAATGGCAACCTGCCTTGCTATGATGCTAGCTAGCTCCTGCTTTGTAGCAAGCGCTACCGACGAGGATGTTTCAGCAAATGGGGCTGCTAATAACGAAGCCGTATCTACTGAAGAAAGCACTGATGCGGCATCGAGCCAGAACGAAGATGCTACAGAAAGTCGTCAAGTTGCGAGCTCGGCTGATTCGGCTGTAACAGCTCAGGCTGCGGATAATAAGGCTACAGATCGTGCGGCTCAGGCAAGAGCAGCAACCTATGATGTTAGTGATGACGAGTTATCTGCACCTGCTGTTTCTGGAACGTGGAAGAGCGAATCTGGTGGCTGGCGCTTCTATAACAGTGCTGGAGTAATGCAGAAGGGCCTATTCACTATCGACGGCAAGAAGTATTATCTAGGACCAGACGGAATCATGAAGACTGGCTGGCAGCAGATTGGCAGTCATTACTACTACTTCGGCTCGGACGGTTCCATGAGAACGGGCTGGCTCAGTGCGGGAAGCACTTGGTACTATCTACATTCGGATGGTTCGATGGCTTACGGACTAGAGGAGGTTGAAAAGTTGCTCTACTTCTTCGGAGCGTCAAATGATGGAGCTATGAAAACTGGCTGGCATAAGGTTTCAGATGCATACTACTATTTCGGATCCAGCGGTGCAGCCGTTAAAGGCTGGCAGAAAATCGGCGGCTACTGGTACTACTTCGACAAGATGGGAGTTATGCTTACAGGCAATCATGTGTTAGATGGAAAGAGCTACTATCTAGGTGCTGCTAACGATGGAGCCATGAAGACAGGCTGGCAGATAGTTGGTGCAGTCTATGAATCAAACAAAAAGATTGCCGACAGATGGGGATACTACGGAGCTGATGGAGCCGCTTTAGAGAACAACTGGCTAAAGTATGGCGGATATTGGTATCACTTCGATGAGGACGGTGTTATGCAGACCGACGTGGCGGAGATTGACGGTAAATACTACTACTTTGGCACAGAAAACGACGGTAGAATGAAAACCGGATGGCAGAAGATAGATAATACCTGGGCATACTTAGGTGCTGACGGCGCTGCGAGAACAGGCTGGCAGAAGATTGGTAGCTACTGGTACTACCTTGGGGAGTACGGCGAAATGGAGACTGACCTCAGAAACATTGACGGCGGTCTTTACTACCTAGGTGGCGACGGTGCCATGAGGACTGGCTGGCAGCAAGTTTCAGGTGACTGGTATTATTTCAATGCATCTGGAGCAGCAGTATCTGGATGGCTACAGCTCGGTAGCTATTGGTATTACTTCGGTGAAGATCACAAGATGGTTAAGAACACCATCAAAGAGCTCGATGGCAAAAAATATGCATTCAATTCTGATGGTGTGATGCTATCGGGCTATCTTTAAACTAAACGGTGAGACATACTTCGCAAATGCCTCTGGCGTAATTGCTAATCAGCTAAAGGGAGTGGATGTATCCGCATACCAGGACGATATTAACTGGCAGAAGGTAAAGGCCGCAGGAATAGACTTTGCTATCGTCAGAGCTGGATATCGTGGAAAGACCAATGGAGCTCTTGTAAAAGACTCTAAATTTGACACTCATATATCGGGAGCAATATTAGCCGGTCTTAAGGCAGGAGCATACATGTTTACCGAAGCGAGAGATTACACCGAGGGAGCCGAGGAGGCAAAATTCCTCGCATCTCTCGTCAAGGACTATGATGTGAAGCTTCCGCTGGTGATAGACACAGAGTATCAGAGCAATGCAAGGTCAAACGGAATCTCGGTTGCTGCGAGAACTGAAGCGATTAGGGGTTTCTGTGAGACAATAGAGTCGCTCGGATATACGCCTATGATCTATGCGAGCACCAGTT
Coding sequences within it:
- a CDS encoding N-acetylmuramoyl-L-alanine amidase family protein, translated to MLKESQGNGMAQIKKLRHHLLVMATCLAMMLASSCFVASATDEDVSANGAANNEAVSTEESTDAASSQNEDATESRQVASSADSAVTAQAADNKATDRAAQARAATYDVSDDELSAPAVSGTWKSESGGWRFYNSAGVMQKGLFTIDGKKYYLGPDGIMKTGWQQIGSHYYYFGSDGSMRTGWLSAGSTWYYLHSDGSMAYGLEEVEKLLYFFGASNDGAMKTGWHKVSDAYYYFGSSGAAVKGWQKIGGYWYYFDKMGVMLTGNHVLDGKSYYLGAANDGAMKTGWQIVGAVYESNKKIADRWGYYGADGAALENNWLKYGGYWYHFDEDGVMQTDVAEIDGKYYYFGTENDGRMKTGWQKIDNTWAYLGADGAARTGWQKIGSYWYYLGEYGEMETDLRNIDGGLYYLGGDGAMRTGWQQVSGDWYYFNASGAAVSGWLQLGSYWYYFGEDHKMVKNTIKELDGKKYAFNSDGVMLSGYL
- a CDS encoding glycoside hydrolase family 25 protein, with translation MDVSAYQDDINWQKVKAAGIDFAIVRAGYRGKTNGALVKDSKFDTHISGAILAGLKAGAYMFTEARDYTEGAEEAKFLASLVKDYDVKLPLVIDTEYQSNARSNGISVAARTEAIRGFCETIESLGYTPMIYASTSWLNNNLDMSKLGKYKVWVAQYYDRVTYNGSYEVWQYTSKGRVDGINGNVDMNYWYNK